The following coding sequences lie in one Spinacia oleracea cultivar Varoflay chromosome 1, BTI_SOV_V1, whole genome shotgun sequence genomic window:
- the LOC130462621 gene encoding protein DETOXIFICATION 45, chloroplastic-like, which produces MEETDVKDPNLKQSLESATSQISQLALSNSPTGVANLAAVFLFPLFINYFQMGVTGAATATVVSQYIGSFLMIWFLSKRVILLPPKFGDLKFGVYLKSGGFLIGRTVAVLITMTIGTSMAARQGPLAMAAHQICMQVWLAVSLLTDGLAASGQVYTPRNAPILVRKLMWLVSNGLSVLPASIYYWLERA; this is translated from the exons ATGGAGGAGACAGATGTTAAAGATCCAAATTTAAAGCAATCTCTGGAGTCTGCTACTTCTCAGATTAGCCAGCTAGCTCTTTCTAATAGTCCTACTG GTGTTGCCAATCTTGCAGCTGTTTTTCTGTTCCCGCTTTTcataaattattttcagatGGGTGTCACTGGAGCAGCCACTGCCACCGTTGTGTCTCA ATACATAGGTAGCTTCTTGATGATTTGGTTTCTTAGCAAGAGAGTAATATTATTACCTCCAAAATTTGGAGATCTGAAGTTTGGGGTCTATTTAAAATCTG GTGGATTTCTGATTGGAAGAACTGTGGCTGTTTTGATAACTATGACGATTGGGACCTCGATGGCTGCTCGTCAaggtcctctagctatggctgcTCATCAAATCTGTATGCAAGTGTGGTTGGCTGTCTCTCTTTTAACTGATGGATTGGCCGCATCTGGTCAG gtctacactccgaggaatgcgcctatactagtgaggaaattgatgtggttagTGAGCAACGGGCTAAGTGTTTTACCCGCAAGTATTTACTATTGGcttgagcgcgcttga